One Chryseobacterium wanjuense genomic region harbors:
- a CDS encoding RNA polymerase sigma factor yields the protein MHEQALIPNLFRTEYRKIVSVLCSTFGIDHIEIAEDIVSDTFLTATESWSINGIPENPTAWLYTVAKNKTKNHLKRDQLFQQKISTEIKYTSSNTEEFDIDLSQKNIIDSQLAMMFTICNPSISKESQISLALHLLCGFGTQEVADAFLVNKEVVYKRLKRAKEKLKTEGIKIEQPSVSQINSNLQTVLTTLYLLFSEGYYSTSQNAILRKDLCEEAIRLTSLLLENPMTNSPSTNALLAMMYFHSSRFNARISENGENILYEEQDDTLWDHALIGKGIKFLNQSAFGNTLTKFHLEAAIAYWHTKKKDTGEKWENILQLYNQLLQIEYSPIAALNRTFAFAKVRGKSAAISEAEKLNLMDNPFYYSLLGHLYTDINDVKAIENFEKALKLSNSSSVSCTLKKYIDQLTEKNQ from the coding sequence ATGCACGAACAGGCATTAATACCAAATTTATTCCGGACAGAGTACAGGAAAATTGTTTCCGTGCTCTGTTCGACATTTGGTATCGACCATATCGAAATTGCCGAAGACATCGTGAGCGATACTTTTCTCACCGCCACAGAATCCTGGAGCATCAACGGAATCCCGGAAAATCCGACAGCCTGGCTCTACACAGTGGCAAAAAATAAGACCAAAAACCATTTAAAAAGGGATCAGCTATTTCAACAGAAAATCTCAACTGAAATAAAATACACCTCATCCAACACCGAAGAATTTGACATAGACCTTTCCCAGAAAAACATTATCGACAGCCAGCTTGCAATGATGTTTACCATCTGTAACCCATCTATTTCAAAGGAATCTCAAATTTCTTTAGCCTTACATTTACTCTGCGGATTCGGAACACAGGAAGTGGCCGACGCTTTTTTGGTGAATAAGGAAGTCGTTTATAAAAGATTAAAACGCGCCAAAGAAAAATTAAAAACAGAAGGCATAAAAATCGAGCAGCCTTCCGTATCACAGATCAATTCTAATTTACAGACGGTTCTTACAACGTTATATTTACTATTTTCTGAAGGGTATTATTCCACCTCTCAAAATGCTATTTTGCGAAAAGATCTATGCGAAGAAGCGATAAGACTTACTTCATTACTTCTCGAAAATCCCATGACCAATTCACCTTCTACGAACGCATTATTAGCCATGATGTATTTTCATTCGTCAAGGTTTAATGCAAGAATCAGTGAAAATGGCGAAAATATTTTATACGAAGAACAGGATGATACTTTATGGGATCATGCTTTAATTGGAAAAGGAATAAAATTTTTAAATCAAAGTGCTTTCGGAAATACCCTTACCAAATTTCACCTTGAAGCCGCCATTGCTTATTGGCACACCAAGAAAAAAGACACCGGTGAAAAATGGGAAAATATTTTACAGTTGTACAACCAGCTTTTACAAATCGAGTACTCTCCTATCGCTGCACTCAACCGTACTTTTGCCTTTGCGAAAGTGAGGGGAAAATCCGCTGCTATTTCTGAAGCCGAAAAACTCAATCTTATGGATAATCCTTTTTATTATTCGCTGTTGGGTCATCTTTATACGGATATCAATGATGTGAAAGCTATAGAAAATTTTGAAAAAGCATTGAAGCTTTCCAATTCGAGTTCGGTTTCCTGTACTTTGAAAAAATATATTGATCAGTTGACGGAAAAAAATCAATAA
- the arr gene encoding NAD(+)--rifampin ADP-ribosyltransferase: MENQKDEQILDNGPFYHGTKADLQIGDLLTAGFESNYYPEIIMNHIYFTALKNGAGLAAALAKGDGEERIYIVEPMGQFENDPNVTDKKFPGNPTRSYRSQDPVKIVGEITDWIKLTDEELQSWKERLAKIRENPDAEIIN, encoded by the coding sequence ATGGAAAATCAAAAAGACGAACAAATCCTGGACAACGGCCCATTCTACCACGGAACAAAAGCTGATCTGCAAATTGGTGACCTACTCACTGCCGGATTCGAATCGAATTATTATCCAGAAATAATCATGAATCACATCTATTTTACAGCTTTAAAAAACGGTGCCGGATTGGCTGCTGCGCTGGCAAAAGGAGATGGCGAGGAACGAATCTACATCGTGGAACCTATGGGACAATTCGAAAATGATCCCAATGTAACCGACAAAAAATTTCCGGGAAATCCCACCAGATCATACCGCAGCCAAGATCCCGTAAAAATCGTCGGTGAAATAACAGACTGGATAAAACTGACCGACGAAGAACTCCAAAGCTGGAAGGAAAGACTAGCCAAGATACGTGAGAATCCGGATGCGGAGATTATTAACTAG
- a CDS encoding Kelch repeat-containing protein, whose translation MKTRLFLLSLFGLCLANAQILNFKHLSDMSMKRGAITSAIAGDNIYVSNGYKDSDGNATIIEKYNIKDNRWSIINSSLVPKRFANSETYDNKIYIFNGWGNSHLEIVDLETHKKTKGAVNRAYTGNAGSAIHNGRIYTFGGSGLNNAATTVFSDRFQYYDIASDTWHPLPNMPTAREAKGKIVNDKLYVIGGFNGTSSRLVNVYDLNKNLWTEQYTMPVGISGHSLAVSGHKIFIVGGSNNQTFLAYFDTETNKLHQLTSNMIPRRHAAAEIYNNKLYIMGGSTTSSTKSAIKSIQVADISEETLSARDQSN comes from the coding sequence TTGAAAACAAGACTATTCCTCCTTTCACTTTTCGGTTTATGCTTAGCCAATGCACAAATCCTGAATTTTAAACATCTTTCGGATATGTCGATGAAAAGAGGAGCGATAACTAGTGCTATTGCAGGTGACAATATCTATGTAAGCAATGGCTATAAAGATTCGGATGGCAATGCTACTATTATTGAGAAATACAATATTAAAGATAACCGTTGGAGTATCATCAACTCCAGTCTGGTTCCTAAAAGATTTGCCAATTCGGAGACTTACGATAATAAAATTTATATTTTTAACGGGTGGGGAAACAGCCATCTTGAAATTGTAGACCTTGAAACTCATAAAAAAACGAAGGGAGCTGTTAACCGTGCCTACACAGGAAATGCAGGTTCTGCCATCCATAACGGAAGAATTTATACGTTTGGAGGAAGTGGGCTAAACAACGCCGCCACCACTGTATTTTCTGACAGATTCCAATATTATGACATTGCGTCAGATACATGGCATCCATTACCCAATATGCCCACAGCCAGAGAAGCAAAGGGCAAAATTGTGAATGATAAATTGTATGTTATTGGTGGTTTTAACGGTACATCATCCCGTTTGGTTAATGTTTACGATCTCAACAAAAATCTTTGGACTGAGCAATATACGATGCCTGTTGGCATATCCGGCCATTCATTAGCGGTATCCGGTCATAAGATTTTTATTGTAGGAGGTTCTAATAATCAAACTTTTTTGGCTTATTTCGATACAGAAACCAATAAACTGCATCAGTTAACATCCAATATGATCCCGCGAAGACATGCTGCTGCGGAAATTTATAACAATAAATTATACATCATGGGTGGAAGTACAACGTCATCAACCAAATCAGCCATTAAAAGCATTCAGGTTGCGGATATTAGTGAAGAAACACTCTCCGCTCGTGACCAGTCAAATTAA
- a CDS encoding SDR family oxidoreductase, whose translation MKITVIGGTGLIGSKLVNSLKNLGHEVLAASPNSGVNTLTGEGLDQALENVDVVVDVANSPSFADDDVMNFFKTSGENLMKAEKKAGVNHHIALSVVGTERLQESGYFRAKQVQEDIIKSAGIPYSIVHSTQFFEFVGGIVHSSTVDHQILVSPALIQPIASDDVVKAMTEVVIGEPKNSTVEIGGPDKIKLSDLVKKYTAIMKNPDEVVASPEAKYFGAPLNDATLIPKDDAKLGTIHYDEWISNPENQR comes from the coding sequence ATGAAAATCACAGTAATCGGCGGTACAGGTCTTATCGGAAGCAAGCTTGTCAACAGCCTTAAAAATCTCGGACATGAGGTTTTGGCCGCTTCCCCGAACTCCGGAGTGAATACACTTACGGGAGAAGGGTTGGATCAGGCTCTTGAAAATGTAGACGTTGTTGTAGACGTTGCCAACTCCCCTTCTTTTGCCGATGACGATGTCATGAACTTCTTCAAAACATCGGGTGAAAACTTGATGAAAGCAGAGAAAAAAGCGGGTGTTAATCATCACATCGCACTTTCAGTTGTCGGCACGGAACGTTTGCAGGAAAGCGGATATTTCAGAGCAAAACAGGTGCAGGAAGACATTATTAAATCTGCAGGAATTCCTTACAGCATCGTGCATTCGACCCAATTTTTCGAATTTGTAGGCGGGATCGTTCACTCCAGTACGGTTGACCATCAAATTTTAGTTTCTCCAGCTCTTATCCAGCCAATCGCTTCAGATGATGTTGTAAAAGCAATGACGGAAGTTGTGATCGGTGAACCGAAAAATTCAACGGTAGAAATCGGCGGTCCGGACAAAATTAAATTATCCGATCTGGTAAAAAAATACACCGCGATCATGAAAAATCCTGACGAAGTGGTTGCAAGCCCGGAAGCAAAATACTTCGGCGCTCCTTTGAATGATGCTACTTTAATTCCGAAAGACGATGCAAAGCTGGGAACCATTCATTATGACGAGTGGATTTCCAACCCGGAAAATCAGAGATAA
- a CDS encoding DUF2200 domain-containing protein, whose protein sequence is MQNKNFERVYKMSFAGVYPHYIEKAEKKGRTKEEVHEIIFWLTGYDEKSFQEILENKTNFKDFFENAPKINPNVSLIKGVICGYRVEEIEDELMRNIRYLDKLIDELAKGKSMDKILRK, encoded by the coding sequence ATGCAAAATAAAAATTTCGAAAGAGTATATAAAATGTCTTTTGCCGGAGTTTATCCGCATTATATTGAAAAAGCAGAAAAGAAAGGACGCACAAAGGAAGAAGTGCACGAAATTATTTTCTGGCTCACAGGGTACGATGAAAAAAGCTTTCAGGAAATCCTGGAAAACAAAACCAATTTCAAAGATTTTTTTGAAAACGCACCCAAAATCAATCCCAATGTTTCCCTGATAAAAGGAGTCATTTGCGGCTATCGCGTAGAAGAAATCGAAGATGAACTGATGAGAAATATCCGTTATCTGGATAAATTGATCGATGAATTAGCCAAAGGAAAATCCATGGATAAAATTCTGAGGAAATAG
- a CDS encoding YciI family protein, with the protein MNEFLIAIHRDIINKDASPSPEQMQASIQPFQDWLGSIAAQNKLVAPPKRWDLGGRVVKSDTVTNGPYAEIKESIGGMFIIRANDYDEAVEIAKGCPILQWGASVEVRMAIPPVTQ; encoded by the coding sequence ATGAACGAGTTTTTAATAGCAATACACAGAGATATTATTAATAAAGATGCTTCTCCTTCACCGGAACAGATGCAGGCTTCTATTCAGCCGTTTCAGGACTGGCTGGGAAGTATTGCAGCACAAAACAAACTGGTGGCTCCACCCAAAAGATGGGACCTTGGCGGAAGAGTGGTAAAAAGCGACACCGTAACCAACGGACCTTACGCAGAAATCAAAGAATCCATCGGCGGAATGTTCATTATCAGAGCCAATGATTATGACGAAGCTGTAGAAATTGCAAAAGGATGCCCGATTCTTCAATGGGGAGCAAGCGTGGAAGTAAGAATGGCGATTCCTCCTGTGACACAATAA
- a CDS encoding DinB family protein has product MNLKTLITHTVQYNNWVVNKYIDWLSTKSDEQLNQEVISSFPTILATLHHIWQTQEYWWSHIAENNDFNFAETSAKTTKDEIFSGIKNNSEKLMKYVESLSEEDLAKNVKIESQWFQCDFSKYEYIQHIVIHGTYHRGQIVTMGRNVGITDAPMTDYNFWNIYKDADVAVS; this is encoded by the coding sequence ATGAATCTAAAAACCCTAATCACCCACACCGTCCAATACAACAACTGGGTGGTCAACAAGTACATCGACTGGCTTTCCACAAAGTCTGATGAACAGCTGAATCAGGAAGTTATTTCAAGTTTTCCGACGATTTTGGCAACATTACACCACATCTGGCAGACCCAGGAATATTGGTGGAGCCACATTGCGGAAAATAATGATTTTAATTTTGCAGAAACCTCAGCAAAAACAACCAAAGACGAAATTTTCTCCGGAATAAAAAACAACTCGGAAAAACTCATGAAATACGTTGAAAGCCTTTCTGAAGAAGATCTCGCAAAAAATGTAAAAATCGAATCACAATGGTTTCAATGTGACTTTTCAAAGTACGAATACATCCAACACATCGTCATCCACGGAACGTATCATAGAGGACAGATCGTAACCATGGGACGAAACGTCGGAATCACCGATGCTCCAATGACAGATTATAATTTCTGGAACATCTATAAAGACGCAGATGTTGCTGTGAGTTAA
- a CDS encoding dihydrofolate reductase family protein, protein MKKIILDLATTLDGFIEGPNGEIDWCIMDDDMDFDGFLSSIDTIFYGRVSYDSWGNYQPGENADPEEIKLWEAVHSKEKFVFSSQSREDENATFIHSDITEKVDEIKKQGGKDIWLYGGASLIKTFIQLNLIDVYRISVHPIALGNGKPLFEDLKERLHLKLIKTNVFKSGVVQLIYEPEK, encoded by the coding sequence ATGAAAAAAATAATTCTGGATCTCGCTACCACTTTAGACGGATTTATTGAAGGACCTAATGGTGAAATCGATTGGTGCATCATGGATGATGATATGGATTTTGATGGTTTTCTTTCAAGCATTGATACTATTTTTTATGGAAGAGTTAGCTACGACTCGTGGGGGAATTACCAACCCGGTGAAAATGCAGATCCGGAAGAAATCAAACTTTGGGAAGCTGTTCATTCAAAGGAAAAATTTGTATTTTCAAGTCAGAGCAGAGAAGATGAAAATGCAACTTTCATTCATTCAGATATTACAGAAAAAGTTGATGAAATCAAGAAGCAGGGCGGAAAAGACATCTGGCTCTACGGCGGCGCAAGTCTTATTAAAACTTTTATTCAGTTAAATTTAATCGATGTCTACAGAATTTCCGTTCATCCGATTGCTTTAGGAAACGGGAAACCTTTATTTGAAGATTTAAAAGAACGGTTACATTTAAAATTAATCAAAACAAACGTCTTCAAATCGGGAGTGGTACAGCTGATTTATGAACCTGAAAAATAA